In the Victivallis sp. Marseille-Q1083 genome, one interval contains:
- a CDS encoding GntR family transcriptional regulator — translation MIFGNNLGKRTETAKQALLAYIWDQRLEVGDRLPTQVELCRRFNVGSATVDRAVRALVKEQVLESRRGIGVFVKTSRPTGYPGRAVGLVGLIDDRLHMFNWTLAYSVQNWLQQEGCQCFSFPYNTQAYEGPGVSQFPGLESNVRRGVLQGIITLSSLQPADWTDLAEAGVPTCYVGPPIAVPRGVIIDTPEFIRLALKELREQGSCRPAMLIGPTPESLHRDIQIVLTETLAQLGIQSAAADIWFEGYGIPCGRESARRCLAKPAAERPDGIVFCDDLIAQGFFAELVRLQKPHLKYLPPAVCMRNKQCDFDFATDTMVEYLVDIDRLSSLAVHMLLDLLKGNTPENQLIRYVPERVNSPTNFSGKNLTS, via the coding sequence ATGATCTTCGGCAACAACCTCGGCAAGCGGACCGAAACCGCCAAACAGGCGCTGCTGGCCTATATCTGGGACCAGCGGCTGGAGGTCGGCGACCGGCTTCCCACCCAGGTGGAATTGTGCCGTCGCTTCAATGTCGGCAGCGCCACCGTCGACCGGGCGGTACGGGCGCTGGTCAAGGAGCAGGTGCTCGAGTCGCGGCGCGGCATCGGCGTGTTCGTCAAAACCTCGCGGCCGACCGGTTATCCGGGGCGGGCAGTCGGCCTGGTCGGCCTGATCGACGATCGGCTGCACATGTTCAACTGGACGCTGGCTTACTCCGTCCAGAATTGGCTGCAGCAGGAAGGCTGCCAATGTTTTTCCTTCCCCTACAACACCCAGGCCTACGAAGGACCGGGCGTTTCGCAATTTCCCGGGCTGGAATCCAACGTCCGGCGCGGCGTGCTGCAGGGCATCATCACGCTCTCTTCGCTGCAGCCGGCAGACTGGACCGACCTGGCCGAAGCCGGCGTCCCCACCTGTTATGTCGGACCGCCGATCGCGGTGCCGCGCGGGGTCATCATCGATACGCCGGAATTTATCCGGCTGGCTCTGAAAGAATTGCGGGAGCAGGGTTCGTGCCGGCCGGCGATGCTGATCGGCCCGACGCCGGAATCACTGCACCGTGACATTCAAATTGTTCTGACCGAAACGCTGGCGCAGCTCGGCATTCAGTCGGCGGCGGCGGACATCTGGTTCGAAGGTTACGGCATCCCCTGCGGCCGCGAAAGCGCCCGGCGCTGCCTGGCCAAACCGGCGGCGGAACGGCCGGACGGCATCGTTTTCTGCGATGACCTGATCGCCCAGGGCTTTTTCGCCGAACTGGTCAGGCTGCAGAAACCCCACCTGAAATACCTGCCGCCGGCAGTCTGCATGCGGAACAAGCAATGCGATTTCGACTTTGCCACCGATACGATGGTCGAGTATCTGGTCGACATCGATCGTTTGAGCAGCCTGGCCGTCCACATGCTGCTCGATCTCCTGAAAGG